In the genome of Paludisphaera rhizosphaerae, one region contains:
- a CDS encoding acyl-CoA dehydrogenase family protein: MPNDPIVEQAQTIADEYLLPRAAQADLATTPPVEQIRTLAGAGLLGLTTPAEFGGKGAPPSVVRDCLAAVASGCGVTAFVYFQHIVGCRHLGGCSNGDLKERLLPDFAAGRRFCSLAFSHLRRPGPPPLRVRSDGEAWVFDGAAPWMTGWGLADEVLLAGVLPDGHSAWVVAPLVESESLRASPPARFCAMNASATVALECRGLRVEPERHVKTMTPIELAADTDRANIFFTALSLGVARAAVRLLRSDGRDERLANAANVFEQEVDSMRTAVNRWDDPETPADQRGDATKLRAGCIDLGVRASYGSVAASGGAANGIEHPAQRLFREAMVYALVAQTRDLRLATLDRLVQEAEPASP; this comes from the coding sequence ATGCCGAACGACCCGATCGTCGAGCAAGCGCAGACCATAGCCGATGAGTATCTCTTGCCCCGCGCCGCCCAGGCCGACCTGGCGACGACGCCGCCCGTTGAGCAGATCCGCACTCTCGCGGGAGCCGGCCTGCTTGGCTTGACGACGCCTGCGGAGTTCGGCGGCAAGGGCGCGCCGCCGAGCGTCGTCCGCGATTGCCTCGCCGCCGTGGCCTCCGGATGCGGCGTAACGGCATTCGTCTACTTTCAGCATATCGTGGGCTGCCGGCATCTGGGCGGCTGCTCCAACGGAGACCTGAAAGAGCGGCTTTTGCCGGACTTCGCGGCCGGCAGGCGGTTCTGCTCGCTGGCCTTCTCGCACCTTCGACGTCCAGGGCCGCCGCCGCTTCGCGTCCGATCGGACGGTGAGGCGTGGGTCTTCGACGGTGCAGCGCCATGGATGACCGGCTGGGGCCTGGCCGACGAGGTCCTGCTGGCCGGCGTGCTGCCTGATGGACATTCGGCCTGGGTGGTCGCTCCGTTGGTCGAAAGCGAGAGCCTCCGCGCGAGTCCTCCTGCGCGGTTCTGTGCGATGAACGCCTCGGCCACCGTCGCCCTGGAGTGTCGGGGTTTGCGAGTCGAGCCCGAGCGCCACGTGAAGACGATGACCCCGATCGAACTGGCGGCGGATACCGATCGAGCGAACATCTTCTTCACGGCTTTGTCCCTCGGAGTCGCCCGCGCCGCCGTCAGACTGCTACGGTCGGACGGCCGCGACGAACGCCTGGCGAATGCGGCGAACGTCTTCGAACAAGAGGTCGACTCGATGCGGACGGCGGTCAACCGCTGGGACGATCCAGAGACCCCGGCAGACCAGCGCGGCGATGCCACCAAGCTGAGGGCCGGTTGCATCGACCTCGGCGTGCGAGCCTCCTACGGGTCGGTGGCCGCCAGCGGCGGTGCCGCCAATGGCATCGAGCACCCGGCTCAGCGCCTCTTCCGCGAAGCGATGGTTTATGCGCTCGTCGCTCAGACCCGAGATTTGCGACTGGCGACGCTCGATCGCCTGGTCCAGGAGGCGGAGCCGGCTTCGCCGTGA